A window of Eubacterium sp. 1001713B170207_170306_E7 contains these coding sequences:
- a CDS encoding InlB B-repeat-containing protein, whose protein sequence is MTLCLCLVLMAGVMPWAGGTVQAAEEDWDTYTARIWDNTVAEFESYGLKGWTVTDDTVPKWSGEKSNLSAGDENGRPENNPMVMPEIVDSVYEIYYPEQLRYAMEAVSAKGGTINIKNDMDLGGTDTDGTNSIEAKKWTAIILSYGTVINGEGHTIYNLNAINAAGYNDYAGFIGASGRITKISGLHFVSAKINGGNSSALFGRFSTNASYYGSISNCSLEHALMEVGGTSGGLVAGTAQSSGFVNIDKAYTKNVYIKGTGCIGNLSGPSSGTITNSYAVDGIVIGAGDAGGFKSCSSKSTLKNCFSNIAMYGKTAVGAFTGDDYGSNSFTNCYTSGIVEGQTNVGGFTGLSSATKDLKSNYQNCYSTAITGMEHSTGCLGGFIGAANSYVNFNPCYAVGEVGKLTGATTYTGGFSGNNAGNVANCYYDKQMSGMREVAGKTGVAGKTTKELTGKNVTYFSTNKNWVCKDSLYPQLKVFADPETVKQNFGDEQADLVMAYSEASVSTAFLRDNTAADATDYDTVRDIADIFELTNNKNAPDNNAVYEWQHDSVRHPDNIKSLVSPGEDILTINRDENNDRVTNMAPGIGWVQASATVGGVTGNRALRFCPTVSLSLSTANPDMGIGCDVRLYPALTEVDSERSYDHKKGVNFIKATAADLAAYNPDDPATALPSVTYPGDNYKKVPVSIGGKVIGEVSVTIQKMSLDGKTTVKDILDTGDPDSGRNVQDYEDLFNGSTPFTDKDYGTYTITYNWLIDKKPMTASKKLYVLPGVTLNYCYNDSDDTTGSAGNPVDDLFAQDTVRIDAKVVDALTENPTVPGMEFLLPAAAPTRAGYTFAGWSLKADSTPEDYTAGTSAFKKDCQITEDMGSSVNIYAVWQPRKYDLQFNYPVGSFEDKAPQTLRDVSYDKSVKTDNKAFPQELKVNDVDTGANRIFLGWSTIDPANPPVDPESGKAVEAAVNFDENTVINKTQDAFKYSSYFENEGDVNTVIPVYPVLNTAFGTATFYQNDGSQEEDGSAKIYETQQKKYNDVVVRPAIAPSRPGYIFRGWSDEALAPIEKNERFEEVLKSGESSIWLGENQSYYAVWERVPYTVEFYKNDGATGVQPYRSLSNKTYGDKLSAAELAGPSRTGYGFAGWSVNKDASVADFTADTAIAGNTTLYAVWKINEYTVTFYVGEETTAAIFGAPVTGVKYNASIALPQNSPTRAGYSFAGWKYKENGLEKDFTDQVSIMRDTRVYAAWTKAVYDLDVFLTPDSKNPQTPDKTLAGIPYGETLGNRLPAAPSYWTDKSGQKYQFTGYVDSKGNSVTGETVYQKGDLPEDRGTLTATYTQKVYDITAEKSGYGSIVDGTGTFKAGDNTAVSWAPDKGYQVGRVLVDGRVRDDLRNGGKAGSVTFDAINQNHHVSIVFEKETEAPEPQKWYTIYTTKNGGGDDSTLTQTATVEAGKNYEVKWQAGEGYRVTGITMDGIEQSVSDSGSISFAQVSGDHEVVVNFKPVAPELDTGKTPGFWTITTRQTGGDPAQTTLTPTMVVVKNSSPVIQWGVAENSGYQIKRIILDKDTADERVLTPEEMAENSYTFEKISGDHTVDVIFANDNGEVIDPEKKLYKVETILTGGPGSITGSAVVPEGGSYEVEWAGPEDERYIVEDIKVNGEPQETTKTQEVFENIQEDSRIEVKLKPNLRHIETDKVGSGSISPSKTVFYKEDYTVEAKPQEGWYLRRVEFDGEVKEFDDPTAAQAKAFDFFKEHVVQADDLIQINGDEITVPLQSIVEDHQIRVTFVKNGEEEIPVDALCGVRTSIVGGPGTIEGGGTFLKGESTLITWRDIEEPFMIDSIAVTVDGVLDRDLSQAAQNGRLALPNLQNDYEVVITLKHGDDSESEVPPDQPKNTHDVVTRISGAPGASITASQLGVNEGNDVLIEWQYDNNLYEIKDVKIDGQSHPELATANGYTFEGLSGSHLIEVVLDERGTEMPEPEPGQFTIATSVAGGVGGVIDPSVIVNEGDSRSIAWKAQEGYRVAAVIVDGIIRDDLRGLGNEGKASFEDIHENHSVTVIFKEENTTVKPEHFVIETSIEGCGTITPTKTLDAGADHEVRFTPDSGYRATRVEVDGVVCNHYLETGSIFFKSLSENHRVNVIFEKESGTVLPPDDNDSSDESTSDIPDTVPGNDYGSAGGITPGYPEVKNSGHPVVTVGSVAPYTGIVSDNVRRSSAAAGGSTKGYTPLLQRLLNKIYGEGKDGLSGDATSMALIDLLSAALCLAMTVCAFFFKKHSRWMTLLISVAAVLLFFGTQPLVLMFTLADRWSPVFLLMLCASAVAMLMMGEEKEEERGEEIE, encoded by the coding sequence TTGACACTGTGTTTGTGCCTGGTGCTGATGGCAGGCGTGATGCCATGGGCAGGGGGCACAGTGCAGGCGGCGGAGGAAGATTGGGATACCTACACCGCCAGAATTTGGGATAATACTGTAGCAGAGTTTGAATCCTATGGTTTAAAAGGCTGGACGGTTACGGACGACACTGTTCCGAAATGGAGCGGGGAAAAATCCAACCTATCGGCCGGAGATGAAAATGGAAGGCCGGAGAATAACCCGATGGTTATGCCAGAAATAGTAGATAGTGTATATGAAATATACTATCCCGAACAGCTTCGGTATGCAATGGAAGCCGTTTCAGCAAAGGGTGGAACAATCAACATCAAAAATGATATGGATTTAGGCGGAACAGACACCGATGGGACTAACTCCATAGAAGCAAAAAAGTGGACGGCCATAATACTAAGTTATGGTACAGTCATAAATGGAGAAGGGCATACCATCTATAATTTAAATGCTATAAATGCCGCGGGATATAATGATTATGCTGGATTTATCGGAGCCAGTGGAAGGATAACCAAGATTTCTGGCCTGCATTTTGTTTCAGCTAAAATAAATGGTGGAAACAGCTCAGCTTTATTTGGCCGTTTTTCTACTAATGCCTCTTATTATGGAAGTATTAGTAATTGCAGTTTGGAACACGCATTGATGGAAGTCGGAGGTACATCTGGCGGTTTAGTAGCAGGAACAGCACAATCTAGTGGGTTTGTAAATATTGATAAAGCCTACACAAAAAATGTTTATATTAAGGGAACAGGATGTATCGGAAATCTTTCAGGACCCTCTTCAGGAACGATCACCAATAGTTACGCTGTCGATGGGATTGTTATTGGCGCAGGCGATGCGGGAGGATTTAAATCTTGCTCTTCTAAATCAACATTGAAAAATTGTTTCTCGAATATAGCAATGTATGGAAAGACTGCGGTTGGAGCTTTTACAGGTGACGATTATGGCAGCAATTCTTTCACAAATTGCTATACTTCTGGAATTGTAGAAGGACAAACTAATGTAGGAGGATTCACGGGCTTAAGTAGTGCAACAAAAGACCTTAAGAGCAATTACCAAAACTGTTACTCTACGGCGATTACTGGTATGGAGCACAGTACTGGTTGTTTGGGTGGGTTCATTGGTGCTGCAAATAGTTATGTAAATTTTAATCCATGCTATGCAGTTGGTGAAGTCGGGAAATTAACAGGTGCCACTACTTACACCGGTGGGTTTTCAGGAAATAATGCGGGCAACGTGGCTAATTGCTATTATGATAAACAAATGTCTGGCATGAGGGAAGTGGCTGGAAAAACGGGTGTTGCAGGGAAAACAACCAAAGAGCTCACCGGCAAAAACGTCACTTATTTTTCAACAAACAAAAATTGGGTCTGCAAAGACAGCCTCTACCCCCAGCTCAAAGTTTTTGCGGATCCCGAAACAGTCAAACAGAACTTTGGCGACGAGCAGGCCGACCTGGTTATGGCCTACTCCGAAGCGTCGGTATCCACCGCCTTTTTAAGGGACAACACTGCGGCAGATGCCACAGATTATGATACGGTCCGCGACATTGCGGACATCTTTGAGCTTACCAACAACAAAAACGCGCCGGACAACAATGCCGTCTACGAGTGGCAGCACGACAGCGTCCGCCACCCGGACAATATCAAGAGCCTGGTCTCCCCCGGGGAAGATATTCTGACCATTAACCGCGACGAAAATAACGACCGGGTCACCAACATGGCGCCGGGCATCGGCTGGGTGCAGGCAAGCGCAACGGTGGGCGGCGTGACCGGTAACCGTGCGCTGCGCTTCTGCCCTACGGTCTCCCTGTCCCTGTCCACAGCCAACCCGGATATGGGTATTGGCTGTGATGTGCGCCTGTACCCCGCCCTCACAGAGGTGGATAGTGAAAGGTCCTATGACCATAAAAAAGGTGTCAATTTTATCAAAGCTACTGCGGCGGATCTGGCCGCCTATAACCCGGACGATCCCGCCACGGCGCTGCCGTCAGTGACGTATCCAGGAGACAACTATAAAAAAGTGCCGGTAAGCATCGGTGGGAAGGTCATTGGAGAAGTCAGCGTCACCATTCAAAAAATGAGCCTGGACGGAAAAACCACCGTCAAGGATATTCTGGACACCGGCGACCCGGACTCAGGGAGAAATGTCCAGGATTATGAGGATTTATTTAATGGCAGCACTCCTTTTACCGACAAAGATTACGGCACCTACACCATCACCTACAACTGGCTCATTGACAAAAAGCCCATGACAGCCAGCAAAAAGCTCTATGTGCTGCCTGGCGTCACCCTGAACTACTGCTATAATGACAGCGACGATACCACCGGCAGTGCTGGAAACCCTGTGGATGATCTTTTTGCCCAGGATACCGTGCGCATTGACGCGAAGGTGGTGGACGCCCTGACCGAAAACCCGACGGTGCCGGGAATGGAATTCCTGCTGCCGGCGGCAGCACCCACCCGCGCGGGTTACACCTTTGCGGGCTGGTCATTAAAGGCGGATTCCACGCCGGAAGATTATACGGCGGGAACCAGCGCCTTTAAAAAAGACTGCCAGATTACAGAGGACATGGGCAGCAGCGTGAATATTTACGCCGTGTGGCAGCCTCGGAAATACGATCTCCAGTTTAATTATCCGGTTGGCAGCTTTGAGGACAAAGCCCCGCAGACCTTAAGGGATGTATCTTATGACAAAAGTGTTAAAACCGACAATAAGGCTTTCCCGCAGGAGTTAAAGGTCAATGACGTGGATACCGGAGCCAACAGGATTTTTCTGGGCTGGTCAACTATTGACCCTGCGAATCCGCCGGTCGATCCTGAATCTGGGAAAGCCGTGGAAGCTGCGGTCAACTTTGACGAGAATACCGTTATCAACAAAACACAGGATGCCTTTAAATACAGCAGCTATTTTGAGAATGAAGGCGACGTCAATACGGTCATACCGGTCTATCCTGTTCTGAACACGGCTTTTGGTACAGCCACCTTTTACCAGAATGATGGCAGCCAGGAGGAGGACGGTTCCGCAAAAATCTATGAGACTCAGCAGAAAAAATACAATGACGTGGTAGTTCGTCCGGCCATCGCCCCGAGCCGTCCCGGTTATATTTTCCGCGGCTGGTCGGATGAGGCCCTTGCCCCCATCGAAAAAAATGAGCGCTTTGAGGAGGTGCTAAAATCTGGTGAGAGCAGTATCTGGCTGGGTGAAAACCAGAGCTACTACGCAGTATGGGAACGCGTCCCCTACACGGTTGAATTTTACAAAAACGACGGCGCCACCGGGGTGCAGCCCTACCGCAGCCTGAGTAATAAAACCTATGGCGACAAGCTGTCCGCCGCCGAACTGGCAGGCCCCAGCCGCACTGGCTATGGCTTTGCGGGCTGGTCGGTGAATAAAGACGCCTCCGTGGCAGATTTCACGGCCGACACCGCCATCGCAGGCAATACCACCCTGTACGCGGTCTGGAAGATCAATGAATACACAGTCACCTTCTATGTGGGTGAGGAAACCACAGCGGCCATTTTTGGCGCGCCGGTGACGGGTGTGAAGTACAACGCCAGTATTGCGCTGCCCCAGAATAGTCCGACTCGTGCAGGCTACAGCTTTGCGGGCTGGAAATATAAAGAAAACGGCCTGGAAAAAGATTTTACCGATCAGGTATCCATTATGAGAGATACCAGAGTTTACGCAGCCTGGACAAAAGCGGTCTATGATCTAGATGTGTTTTTAACCCCGGATTCCAAAAATCCGCAGACGCCTGACAAGACCCTTGCCGGTATCCCCTATGGTGAAACCTTGGGGAACCGTCTGCCCGCTGCGCCTTCTTACTGGACAGATAAAAGCGGACAGAAATACCAGTTTACAGGCTATGTGGACAGCAAAGGAAATTCGGTGACCGGGGAAACCGTGTATCAGAAAGGTGATCTGCCAGAGGACAGAGGAACCCTTACCGCCACCTATACCCAGAAGGTCTACGACATCACCGCTGAAAAATCCGGTTATGGCAGCATTGTTGACGGAACCGGCACCTTTAAGGCCGGTGACAACACCGCAGTCTCCTGGGCCCCGGATAAAGGGTATCAGGTGGGCAGAGTGCTTGTGGATGGCAGAGTAAGAGATGACCTGCGAAACGGCGGCAAGGCCGGCAGTGTGACCTTTGACGCCATTAACCAGAACCACCATGTCAGCATTGTATTTGAAAAAGAAACAGAGGCGCCCGAACCGCAGAAATGGTATACCATTTATACAACCAAAAACGGCGGCGGCGATGACTCTACCCTTACCCAGACCGCCACAGTGGAAGCTGGAAAAAATTACGAGGTAAAATGGCAGGCTGGTGAAGGCTACCGTGTAACCGGCATTACCATGGACGGAATAGAGCAGTCTGTCAGCGACAGCGGCTCTATCAGCTTTGCCCAGGTGAGTGGTGACCATGAGGTGGTGGTGAATTTTAAACCGGTGGCACCGGAGTTGGATACGGGCAAGACGCCAGGCTTCTGGACCATCACCACCCGCCAAACCGGCGGCGATCCGGCCCAGACTACCCTTACGCCGACCATGGTTGTGGTAAAAAACAGCAGTCCAGTCATTCAATGGGGAGTGGCAGAAAACAGTGGCTACCAGATCAAGCGTATTATCCTTGATAAGGACACTGCGGATGAGCGGGTTTTAACACCAGAAGAAATGGCGGAGAACAGCTATACTTTTGAAAAGATCAGCGGAGACCATACCGTAGATGTTATTTTTGCCAACGACAACGGCGAAGTGATCGATCCTGAGAAGAAGCTGTATAAAGTTGAGACGATTTTGACCGGCGGCCCAGGCAGCATCACAGGCTCAGCCGTGGTGCCCGAAGGCGGCAGCTACGAAGTAGAGTGGGCCGGCCCTGAAGACGAGCGCTATATTGTGGAGGACATTAAGGTAAACGGCGAGCCTCAGGAAACCACCAAAACCCAGGAGGTGTTTGAGAATATTCAGGAGGACAGCCGGATCGAGGTTAAGCTCAAACCAAACCTGCGGCACATCGAGACCGATAAGGTGGGCAGCGGCTCTATCTCGCCCAGCAAAACGGTTTTCTATAAGGAAGACTACACCGTCGAGGCCAAACCCCAGGAGGGCTGGTATCTGCGCCGTGTCGAATTTGATGGAGAAGTTAAAGAATTTGACGATCCCACCGCGGCTCAGGCAAAGGCATTCGATTTCTTTAAAGAGCATGTCGTTCAGGCTGATGATCTGATTCAGATAAACGGCGACGAGATTACGGTGCCGCTTCAGAGCATTGTAGAGGACCACCAGATCAGGGTAACCTTTGTGAAAAATGGCGAGGAGGAAATTCCGGTTGATGCGCTTTGCGGTGTGCGAACCAGCATTGTGGGCGGCCCTGGCACCATTGAGGGCGGCGGTACCTTCCTGAAGGGTGAATCGACTTTGATCACCTGGAGGGATATTGAGGAGCCTTTTATGATTGACAGCATTGCCGTAACGGTAGACGGTGTTCTGGACAGGGATTTATCCCAGGCTGCACAAAACGGCCGGCTGGCCCTGCCGAACCTTCAGAATGATTACGAGGTTGTCATCACCCTGAAGCATGGCGATGACAGTGAAAGTGAAGTTCCTCCAGATCAGCCGAAAAATACGCATGATGTGGTTACGCGCATCAGCGGTGCGCCGGGTGCGAGTATTACAGCTTCACAGCTTGGTGTGAATGAGGGCAACGATGTTCTCATCGAATGGCAGTATGACAATAATTTGTATGAGATAAAAGACGTTAAAATTGACGGACAGAGCCATCCTGAGCTTGCCACAGCCAACGGCTATACCTTTGAAGGGCTGTCCGGCAGTCATCTGATCGAAGTGGTTCTTGATGAAAGAGGCACAGAGATGCCAGAGCCGGAACCCGGACAGTTTACTATTGCCACCAGTGTGGCCGGCGGTGTGGGCGGCGTGATTGACCCGTCTGTTATTGTAAATGAGGGGGACAGCCGGAGTATTGCCTGGAAGGCCCAGGAGGGCTACCGGGTAGCTGCGGTGATTGTGGACGGCATTATCCGGGACGACCTGAGAGGTCTTGGAAATGAAGGAAAAGCCAGTTTTGAGGATATTCATGAAAACCATAGTGTCACAGTAATTTTCAAGGAAGAAAACACCACGGTGAAGCCTGAGCATTTCGTGATAGAAACCAGTATAGAGGGATGCGGAACCATTACCCCGACCAAAACACTCGACGCAGGAGCCGACCATGAGGTTCGTTTTACCCCAGATTCAGGATATAGAGCAACACGAGTCGAGGTTGATGGTGTGGTCTGTAACCATTATCTTGAAACAGGCAGTATTTTCTTTAAAAGCCTGTCCGAAAACCATCGAGTCAACGTAATTTTTGAAAAGGAAAGCGGTACTGTGCTGCCGCCAGACGATAATGACAGCAGCGATGAGAGTACGAGTGACATTCCCGATACTGTTCCCGGGAATGATTATGGCAGTGCCGGCGGTATTACTCCAGGGTATCCCGAGGTAAAGAACAGCGGTCACCCTGTAGTGACAGTGGGCAGCGTGGCGCCCTACACGGGAATTGTCAGTGATAACGTCAGAAGAAGCAGCGCTGCAGCCGGCGGTTCGACAAAGGGCTATACCCCGCTGCTCCAGCGCCTGCTTAATAAGATATACGGAGAAGGAAAGGACGGACTGTCCGGTGACGCCACATCTATGGCGTTGATTGACCTTCTTTCAGCGGCTCTGTGCCTGGCTATGACCGTGTGCGCCTTCTTTTTTAAAAAGCATTCGAGATGGATGACGCTGCTCATTTCAGTGGCCGCGGTTTTACTCTTCTTTGGCACACAGCCTCTGGTACTCATGTTTACCCTTGCCGATCGATGGAGCCCGGTATTTCTGTTGATGCTGTGCGCTTCGGCTGTTGCGATGTTGATGATGGGAGAAGAGAAGGAGGAAGAGCGAGGAGAAGAAATAGAATAA
- a CDS encoding RNA polymerase sigma factor, giving the protein MAQTINNQSLYKLVTAAQQGDREAFSDLFRLSSQQQYHYACLIMNDPFLAEDIVQEVYIKLYQNIRRIKEPEKFLAYVSRMTFNQCLMYKRQRFYQTEGCVGDEALSAFEEGTASHIPEKNALKLERSECLAKGLRSLSEEECYAFVMHYYENKNIRKISEEMALSESTVKRRIRDARKKMANYLTARELHGILAAPAFLLTKSQQEQLLSNILKATGDKSKISPQKSMTRSRKATVAVLSFCAALGLLLAPAIVLNRPKTPEPSAAQISTTPADQSPPSVVSISNTADTFTIMLIDSSEIDYEAVYVTTPSGERLAPLSVDLSSGTMVFPISGDTYTLHLADIHGNAGTAPVAVEQESP; this is encoded by the coding sequence ATGGCGCAAACAATCAATAATCAATCGCTTTACAAACTGGTGACTGCCGCACAGCAAGGAGACAGGGAGGCCTTCAGTGACCTGTTCCGTCTGTCCTCCCAGCAGCAGTACCACTATGCCTGCCTGATCATGAACGACCCTTTTTTGGCAGAGGATATCGTTCAGGAGGTCTATATTAAACTGTATCAAAACATTAGACGGATTAAGGAACCTGAAAAATTCTTGGCTTATGTGAGCCGCATGACCTTTAACCAGTGCCTGATGTATAAACGGCAGCGCTTCTACCAGACGGAGGGCTGTGTGGGCGATGAAGCGCTGTCAGCCTTTGAGGAAGGCACTGCCTCACACATTCCTGAAAAAAACGCCCTGAAGCTTGAACGGTCCGAGTGCCTGGCCAAGGGATTGAGGAGCTTGAGTGAGGAGGAGTGCTACGCTTTTGTCATGCACTACTATGAGAATAAAAATATACGGAAAATCTCTGAGGAAATGGCTTTGTCAGAGAGTACGGTAAAACGGCGGATCCGGGACGCCCGGAAAAAAATGGCAAATTACCTGACCGCTCGCGAGCTTCACGGCATCCTGGCGGCTCCTGCTTTTCTGCTGACCAAATCCCAGCAGGAGCAGCTCCTCAGTAATATTTTGAAAGCTACAGGGGATAAATCCAAAATTTCACCGCAAAAATCCATGACCAGAAGCAGGAAAGCCACCGTGGCCGTCCTGTCTTTCTGCGCGGCTCTCGGTCTCCTGCTGGCTCCGGCCATCGTCCTCAACAGGCCTAAAACCCCTGAGCCATCCGCCGCCCAGATTTCTACCACCCCTGCTGACCAGAGCCCGCCGTCTGTGGTTTCCATAAGCAACACGGCAGACACCTTTACCATAATGCTAATTGATTCTTCGGAGATTGATTATGAGGCGGTTTACGTGACCACACCGTCTGGCGAAAGACTGGCGCCTCTGTCGGTTGACCTTTCCAGCGGCACTATGGTCTTTCCCATTTCCGGGGATACCTATACACTCCACCTCGCCGATATCCACGGCAACGCAGGAACCGCACCTGTAGCAGTGGAGCAGGAAAGCCCCTGA
- a CDS encoding thiamine pyrophosphate-dependent enzyme, translating to MPYNFKQTMNKEERLAPGHRMCAGCGGTIAVRNVLRGLHEDDEAVITCATGCLEVSSFMYPFTAWKDSFIHNAFENAAATCSGVESAYRALHQKGKVKENYKFITFGGDGGTYDIGFQSLSGAMERNHDMVYVCYDNEAYMNTGIQRSSATPMYADTTTSPIGRESAGKEQNRKDLTEVIAAHDIPYAAQTTFIKNFKDLHTKAEKAIYTQGAAFLNVLAPCPRGWRYNTPDIMEICRLAVETCYWPLYEVVEGKWILNYEPKKKLPIEDFLKVQGRFKHLFKKENEGLIEKMQEEVDRKWAALQKRCNA from the coding sequence ATGCCGTACAATTTTAAGCAAACAATGAATAAAGAGGAGCGCCTTGCGCCCGGCCACAGAATGTGCGCGGGCTGCGGCGGAACCATTGCAGTCAGAAATGTTCTGCGCGGACTGCACGAGGACGACGAGGCAGTCATAACCTGCGCCACCGGCTGTCTGGAGGTATCCTCCTTTATGTATCCCTTCACAGCCTGGAAGGATTCTTTTATCCACAATGCCTTCGAGAATGCAGCGGCTACCTGCAGCGGCGTTGAGTCCGCCTACCGGGCGCTCCATCAAAAGGGAAAGGTCAAAGAGAACTATAAGTTCATTACCTTTGGCGGCGACGGCGGCACCTACGATATCGGCTTCCAGTCCCTCTCCGGGGCCATGGAGCGAAACCACGATATGGTGTACGTCTGCTATGACAATGAAGCCTACATGAACACCGGGATTCAGCGCTCCTCCGCCACCCCCATGTACGCGGATACCACCACGAGCCCCATCGGCAGAGAATCCGCCGGAAAGGAGCAGAACCGCAAGGATTTGACAGAGGTCATCGCAGCCCATGATATCCCCTACGCTGCCCAGACCACCTTTATCAAAAACTTTAAAGACCTCCACACCAAAGCAGAGAAAGCCATCTACACCCAGGGCGCGGCTTTCCTGAACGTGCTCGCACCCTGTCCCAGAGGCTGGCGGTACAATACGCCGGACATTATGGAAATCTGCAGGCTGGCGGTGGAAACCTGCTACTGGCCGCTTTATGAAGTCGTTGAGGGCAAATGGATACTCAATTATGAGCCGAAGAAAAAGCTGCCCATCGAAGATTTCCTGAAGGTCCAGGGCCGCTTCAAGCATTTGTTTAAAAAAGAAAACGAAGGACTCATTGAGAAAATGCAGGAAGAAGTTGACCGTAAGTGGGCGGCGCTTCAGAAAAGATGTAACGCGTAG